The following proteins are co-located in the Puniceicoccus vermicola genome:
- a CDS encoding multiheme c-type cytochrome → MTTFRLKPITFIGILGALLCTASVAVWAGVESSLKKTEHEVADEYKKIEDKVNSKARDFSSRHEMFKSVEEEATAKQLKAAKGNPALQQQIADQAHIDLLTRKRFPSAMDCSVCHPYHFEGWSASAHSYAQISPIFNAMQGTFIDRSNGTNGDFCIRCHTPVGMALEEPLFTANENRSSVSREGVTCIVCHRVNGEFGRVSGRFPIEEGPIYDKMYGPLANKVIQEVIKRYDVSPAPGVNEGAEKIHAGTERIGVFQKPVFCGMCHDVNSQNGFRLETAYTQFLNSPAHEKGQSCQDCHMSKIPGQPLSGFHKGPVAEIGGQPTREQRLTDHSFHGPDYSIVHAGVFPHSVETTELAAFQDWFDFDYTAGWGSETFEADETGKSDFPEAWQSRSKRIKARQLIDSQIKRLKKFDAGRRQLLRRGYQFREFELLQNDDKGIAFEVTIQNGTDGHAIPTGFDAERVVFVQVTVTDQEGNIVFQSGDRDPNGDLRDGLSRYVHNGEVPFDSYLMSLQSDFLALNLRGGQRPEILTIDYSATALPFVRPNTMSSLLLGHPPDTRKIVNSLPPNGSLTGRYVVTKDQLTGKGPYLVNLRFISQMMPVHLVWEISGVGFDYGLSAKEVGDRLVKGALTLWEHNILLDSPSASIDLRPTEDDILSSKTTDETDNHWYRYINSLLKKN, encoded by the coding sequence ATGACCACCTTCCGCCTCAAACCTATCACTTTCATCGGTATCCTTGGCGCATTGCTTTGCACAGCTTCCGTAGCGGTTTGGGCTGGGGTTGAATCCTCCCTCAAAAAGACGGAACATGAAGTGGCCGACGAATACAAAAAGATCGAGGACAAGGTAAATTCCAAGGCTAGGGATTTTTCTTCCCGGCACGAGATGTTCAAGAGCGTCGAGGAGGAAGCAACGGCCAAACAACTCAAAGCAGCCAAGGGAAATCCAGCCCTCCAGCAGCAGATCGCCGACCAAGCCCACATCGATCTTCTAACCCGCAAAAGATTCCCATCGGCGATGGATTGCTCCGTCTGCCATCCCTATCACTTCGAAGGCTGGTCCGCCTCCGCTCACTCCTACGCCCAGATCAGCCCGATCTTCAACGCAATGCAGGGCACGTTCATCGACCGGAGCAACGGAACCAACGGCGACTTCTGCATCCGCTGCCACACTCCGGTTGGCATGGCTCTTGAGGAACCTCTCTTCACGGCGAACGAAAACCGGTCCTCCGTCTCCCGCGAGGGGGTCACCTGCATCGTTTGCCACCGCGTAAACGGAGAATTTGGCCGCGTATCGGGACGATTCCCAATCGAGGAGGGGCCGATCTACGACAAGATGTACGGTCCCTTGGCCAACAAGGTCATTCAGGAAGTCATCAAACGATATGACGTCTCACCCGCTCCGGGAGTCAACGAGGGAGCGGAGAAGATCCACGCCGGCACCGAACGAATTGGCGTCTTCCAGAAGCCCGTCTTCTGCGGAATGTGTCACGACGTAAACAGCCAGAACGGATTCCGACTCGAAACCGCCTACACGCAATTCCTTAACTCCCCCGCGCATGAAAAAGGCCAGAGCTGCCAGGATTGCCACATGTCCAAGATCCCCGGACAGCCGCTAAGTGGGTTCCACAAGGGACCCGTCGCCGAGATCGGAGGCCAACCTACCCGCGAACAAAGGTTGACGGACCATTCCTTCCATGGCCCCGACTACTCGATTGTGCATGCTGGCGTCTTCCCCCACTCGGTCGAAACAACCGAGCTGGCCGCGTTCCAGGACTGGTTTGATTTCGACTACACGGCCGGTTGGGGATCTGAAACGTTTGAAGCCGATGAAACGGGAAAGTCCGATTTCCCTGAGGCCTGGCAAAGCAGATCCAAGCGGATCAAAGCCCGCCAATTGATCGATTCCCAAATCAAGCGATTGAAAAAATTTGATGCCGGACGCCGGCAACTCCTGCGCCGCGGATACCAGTTCCGGGAGTTCGAACTTTTGCAAAATGACGACAAGGGCATTGCCTTCGAAGTCACGATCCAAAACGGAACGGATGGCCATGCCATTCCCACGGGTTTCGATGCCGAGCGGGTGGTCTTCGTCCAAGTCACCGTCACGGATCAGGAAGGCAATATCGTCTTCCAATCCGGTGACCGCGATCCCAATGGAGACCTGCGCGACGGCCTATCTCGCTATGTTCACAATGGAGAAGTGCCGTTTGACTCATACTTGATGAGCCTTCAATCCGACTTCCTGGCTCTCAATCTCCGCGGTGGACAGCGACCCGAGATCCTCACCATCGACTATTCCGCCACAGCCCTTCCCTTCGTTCGCCCCAACACGATGTCGAGCCTGCTCCTCGGTCATCCACCCGACACCCGAAAGATCGTCAACAGTCTTCCTCCCAACGGCAGCCTCACAGGCCGCTATGTCGTCACGAAAGATCAGCTCACCGGAAAGGGGCCCTATCTGGTCAACCTTCGATTCATTTCCCAAATGATGCCGGTCCACTTGGTGTGGGAAATCAGCGGAGTCGGATTTGACTACGGCCTCTCCGCAAAGGAAGTCGGGGACCGCCTGGTAAAGGGAGCCCTCACCCTCTGGGAACACAACATACTGCTGGATTCTCCCAGCGCCTCCATCGACCTTCGGCCGACCGAGGATGATATCCTTTCTTCAAAAACCACCGACGAGACCGACAACCACTGGTATCGCTACATCAATTCTCTCCTGAAAAAGAACTGA